From the genome of Streptomyces sp. NBC_01260, one region includes:
- the pdxT gene encoding pyridoxal 5'-phosphate synthase glutaminase subunit PdxT, producing MSDTPVIGVLALQGDVREHLIALASADALARPVRRPEELAEVDGLVVPGGESTTMSKLAALFGMLEPLRERVAAGMPVYGTCAGMILLADKILDPRSGQETIGGIDMIVRRNAFGRQNESFEAAVNVAGIEGGPVEGVFIRAPWVESVGAQARVIAEHGGHIVAVRQGNALATSFHPELTGDHRLHAYFVDMVRALG from the coding sequence ATGAGCGACACCCCTGTGATCGGAGTCCTGGCTCTCCAGGGCGACGTACGGGAACACCTGATCGCCCTGGCCTCGGCGGACGCCCTGGCCAGGCCGGTTCGGCGGCCCGAGGAACTCGCCGAGGTCGACGGCCTGGTCGTGCCCGGCGGCGAGTCCACCACGATGTCCAAACTGGCAGCCCTGTTCGGGATGCTGGAACCGTTGCGCGAGCGGGTGGCCGCCGGGATGCCGGTCTACGGCACCTGCGCCGGAATGATCCTGCTCGCCGACAAGATCCTCGACCCGCGCTCGGGCCAGGAGACCATAGGCGGCATCGACATGATCGTGCGCCGTAACGCTTTCGGGCGGCAGAACGAGTCGTTCGAGGCGGCCGTGAATGTCGCCGGGATCGAGGGCGGTCCGGTCGAGGGCGTCTTCATCCGGGCCCCCTGGGTCGAATCCGTGGGTGCGCAGGCCCGGGTCATCGCCGAGCACGGCGGCCATATCGTGGCGGTACGGCAGGGAAACGCCCTTGCCACGTCATTCCATCCCGAACTGACCGGGGACCACCGGCTTCACGCCTACTTCGTCGACATGGTGCGCGCACTGGGCTGA
- a CDS encoding YebC/PmpR family DNA-binding transcriptional regulator — protein sequence MSGHSKWATTKHKKAVIDAKRGKLFAKLIKNIEVAARTGGVDPEGNPTLVDAIQKAKKSSVPNKNIDSAVKRGGGLEAGGVDYQTIMYEGYGPNGVAVLIECLTDNRNRAASDVRVAMTRNGGSMADPGSVSYLFNRKGVVIVPKGELSEDDVLGAVLDAGAEEVNDLGESYEVVSEATDMVAVRTALQEAGIDYDSAEANFLPTMQVDLDEEGARKIFKLIDALEDSDDVQNVFANFDVSDEVMEKVDA from the coding sequence ATGTCCGGCCACTCTAAATGGGCTACGACGAAGCACAAGAAGGCCGTGATTGACGCCAAGCGCGGCAAGCTCTTCGCGAAGCTGATCAAGAACATCGAGGTCGCGGCCCGCACCGGCGGTGTGGATCCCGAGGGCAACCCGACCCTTGTGGACGCGATCCAGAAGGCGAAGAAGAGCTCGGTCCCGAACAAGAACATCGACTCCGCGGTCAAGCGCGGTGGCGGGCTCGAAGCGGGCGGCGTCGACTACCAGACGATCATGTACGAGGGCTACGGCCCCAACGGTGTCGCGGTGCTCATCGAGTGCCTCACCGACAACCGCAACCGCGCCGCGTCCGACGTACGCGTCGCCATGACGCGCAACGGCGGCTCGATGGCCGACCCGGGCTCGGTCTCGTACCTGTTCAACCGCAAGGGCGTCGTCATCGTCCCCAAGGGTGAGCTGTCCGAGGACGATGTGCTGGGCGCGGTCCTCGACGCGGGTGCCGAGGAGGTCAACGACCTCGGCGAGAGCTACGAGGTCGTCAGCGAGGCCACCGACATGGTCGCGGTCCGCACCGCGCTCCAGGAGGCGGGCATCGACTACGACTCGGCCGAGGCCAACTTCCTGCCCACCATGCAGGTCGACCTCGACGAGGAGGGCGCCCGCAAGATCTTCAAACTGATCGACGCGCTGGAGGACAGCGACGACGTGCAGAACGTCTTCGCCAACTTCGACGTATCGGACGAGGTCATGGAGAAGGTCGACGCCTGA
- the ruvC gene encoding crossover junction endodeoxyribonuclease RuvC has protein sequence MRVLGVDPGLTRCGVGVVEGVAGRPLTMLGVGVVRTPADAELGHRLVAIERGIEEWLEEHRPECVAVERVFAQHNVRTVMGTAQASAVAMLCASRRGIPVALHTPSEVKAAVTGSGRADKAQIGAMVTRLLRLDAPPKPADAADALALAICHIWRAPAVNRLQQAHAAAAAAARTPRVPRTAAAPVRKVPR, from the coding sequence ATGCGGGTACTCGGTGTGGACCCCGGGCTGACCCGGTGCGGCGTCGGAGTCGTCGAAGGCGTCGCGGGCCGTCCCCTGACGATGCTCGGCGTCGGAGTCGTGCGCACACCGGCCGACGCGGAGCTCGGACACCGGCTGGTGGCCATCGAGCGCGGCATCGAGGAGTGGCTCGAAGAGCACCGGCCCGAATGCGTCGCCGTCGAGCGGGTGTTCGCCCAGCACAACGTCCGTACGGTGATGGGCACGGCCCAGGCCAGTGCGGTCGCCATGCTCTGCGCGTCCCGCCGCGGCATCCCGGTGGCCCTGCACACGCCCAGCGAGGTCAAGGCCGCCGTCACCGGCAGCGGCCGCGCGGACAAGGCGCAGATCGGGGCCATGGTCACCCGGCTCCTGCGGCTGGACGCCCCGCCGAAACCGGCCGACGCCGCCGACGCGCTCGCCCTCGCCATCTGTCACATCTGGCGCGCCCCGGCGGTCAACCGCCTCCAGCAGGCGCACGCGGCCGCAGCGGCCGCGGCCCGTACCCCGCGCGTTCCGCGCACCGCAGCAGCTCCCGTCCGGAAGGTCCCCCGATGA
- the ruvA gene encoding Holliday junction branch migration protein RuvA, with product MIAFVSGPVAALAPTTAVIEVGGIGMAVQCAPNTLAGLRIGKEARLATSLVVREDSLTLYGFADDDERQTFELLQTASGVGPRLAQAMLATHSPDALRIAVSTGDEKALTAVSGIGKKGAQKLLLELKDRLGEPVGAHIGQQGIGTAVSSTWRDQLQAALIGLGYATREADEAVSAVAPQAEAAIAEGAQPPVPQLLRAALQTLNRAR from the coding sequence ATGATCGCCTTCGTCAGCGGCCCCGTGGCCGCTCTCGCCCCGACCACGGCCGTGATCGAGGTCGGCGGCATCGGCATGGCCGTCCAGTGCGCGCCGAACACCCTCGCCGGTCTCCGTATCGGCAAGGAGGCCAGGCTGGCCACCTCCCTCGTCGTACGGGAGGACTCGCTCACGCTCTACGGCTTCGCGGACGACGACGAGCGGCAGACCTTCGAGCTGCTCCAGACCGCGAGCGGGGTCGGACCCCGGCTCGCCCAGGCCATGCTCGCCACGCACAGCCCGGACGCCCTGCGCATCGCCGTGTCCACCGGGGACGAGAAGGCGCTCACCGCGGTCTCCGGCATCGGCAAGAAGGGCGCGCAGAAGCTCCTGCTCGAACTCAAGGACCGGCTCGGCGAGCCGGTCGGCGCCCACATCGGTCAGCAGGGCATCGGCACCGCTGTCTCCTCCACCTGGCGCGACCAGCTGCAGGCCGCCCTGATCGGCCTCGGCTACGCGACGCGCGAGGCGGACGAGGCGGTGTCCGCCGTGGCCCCGCAGGCGGAGGCCGCCATCGCTGAGGGCGCGCAGCCGCCGGTGCCGCAGCTGCTGCGCGCCGCCCTGCAGACCCTCAACCGGGCGCGCTGA
- the ruvB gene encoding Holliday junction branch migration DNA helicase RuvB, whose product MNWDETGPDTDELLDERLVDAGADGEDTAVEAALRPKDLDEFVGQETVREQLDLVLKAARARGATADHVLLSGAPGLGKTTLSMIIAAEMNAPIRITSGPAIQHAGDLAAILSSLQEGEVLFLDEIHRMSRPAEEMLYMAMEDFRVDVIVGKGPGATAIPLELPPFTLVGATTRAGLLPPPLRDRFGFTGHMEFYTPVELERVIHRSARLLDVAIDVEGAAEIAGRSRGTPRIANRLLRRVRDYAQVKADGRIDRDVAAAALQVYEVDARGLDRLDRAVLGALIKLFGGGPVGLSTLAVAVGEERETVEEVAEPFLVREGLLARTPRGRVATPAAWAHLGLVPPQQGGMGQQGLFGA is encoded by the coding sequence ATGAACTGGGACGAGACCGGACCCGACACCGACGAGCTGCTCGACGAGCGGCTCGTCGACGCCGGCGCGGACGGCGAGGACACCGCCGTGGAGGCGGCACTGCGCCCCAAGGACCTCGACGAGTTCGTCGGCCAGGAGACGGTCCGCGAACAGCTCGACCTGGTCCTCAAGGCGGCCCGCGCCCGTGGCGCCACCGCCGATCACGTGCTGCTCTCCGGCGCCCCGGGCCTGGGCAAGACGACCCTCTCCATGATCATCGCGGCTGAGATGAACGCCCCGATCCGGATTACCTCCGGCCCCGCCATCCAGCACGCGGGCGATCTGGCGGCGATCCTGTCCTCGCTCCAGGAGGGCGAGGTCCTCTTCCTCGACGAGATCCACCGCATGTCCCGGCCCGCCGAGGAAATGCTCTACATGGCGATGGAGGACTTCCGGGTCGACGTGATCGTCGGCAAGGGGCCGGGGGCCACCGCCATCCCGCTGGAGCTGCCGCCCTTCACCCTGGTCGGCGCCACGACCAGGGCAGGGCTTCTGCCGCCCCCGCTGCGCGACCGCTTCGGCTTCACCGGGCACATGGAGTTCTACACGCCCGTCGAACTGGAAAGGGTGATCCACCGCTCGGCCCGCCTCCTCGACGTCGCGATAGACGTCGAGGGCGCCGCGGAGATCGCCGGCCGCTCCCGCGGCACGCCCCGTATCGCCAACCGGCTGCTGCGCCGCGTCCGGGACTACGCCCAGGTCAAGGCCGACGGCAGGATCGACCGGGACGTCGCCGCCGCGGCCCTCCAGGTGTACGAGGTCGACGCCCGCGGTCTCGACCGGCTGGACCGGGCGGTGCTCGGCGCACTGATAAAGCTCTTCGGCGGCGGCCCGGTCGGCCTGTCAACCCTCGCGGTCGCCGTGGGGGAGGAGCGCGAGACGGTCGAGGAGGTCGCCGAGCCCTTCCTGGTGCGGGAAGGGCTCCTGGCCAGGACGCCGCGCGGGCGGGTCGCCACACCGGCTGCCTGGGCCCACCTCGGGCTGGTTCCTCCGCAGCAAGGCGGAATGGGACAACAGGGCCTGTTCGGGGCGTGA
- the yajC gene encoding preprotein translocase subunit YajC: protein MNPVTLLPFIVLIGAMFLMTRSAKKKQAAAANMRNEMQPGTGVRTIGGMYATVKELHDDSVLLEIAPGVHAVYAKNSIGAVLDDAEYNRIVHGDEEEELDVDGAVVPDDASSLTELDDATDEDTSDVAKIDLGKKAEADDTEADDTEPADTPTDKKSDGKSDGEAEAK from the coding sequence GTGAATCCCGTGACTCTCCTCCCCTTCATCGTGCTCATCGGGGCCATGTTCCTGATGACGCGGTCCGCCAAGAAGAAGCAGGCGGCGGCTGCGAACATGCGCAATGAAATGCAGCCCGGTACCGGCGTCCGGACGATCGGGGGCATGTACGCCACCGTCAAGGAGCTTCACGACGACTCGGTCCTCCTTGAGATTGCTCCCGGCGTCCACGCCGTCTACGCCAAGAACTCCATCGGTGCCGTCCTCGACGACGCGGAGTACAACCGCATCGTCCACGGTGACGAGGAGGAGGAGCTCGACGTCGACGGCGCGGTCGTGCCCGACGACGCCTCCTCGCTGACCGAGCTCGACGACGCCACCGACGAGGACACCTCGGACGTCGCGAAGATCGATCTGGGCAAGAAGGCCGAGGCGGACGACACCGAGGCGGACGACACCGAGCCGGCCGACACGCCGACCGACAAGAAGTCCGACGGCAAGTCCGACGGCGAGGCCGAAGCGAAGTAG
- the secD gene encoding protein translocase subunit SecD translates to MAAPKKGRGPAGGQGRPGRALALILIAMVALTGGMFLADQPTPRLGIDLAGGTSITLEAKAEPGQESSINKTNMDTAVQIMERRVNGLGVSEAEVQTQGKSNIIVNIPKGTNSAQAREQVGTTAKLYFRPVLTVAQGTPTPAPSASSSGKASPSGSPSSSASDKASSPSTKPNPSATTQGRAVTGALKADSTPTPNASGTPKASGTPTASPEEQAAAAKLQKQFEALDCSTKAGRSKAAQGSKATDTVVACEQDGSAKYVLGPAEVDGTDVKTAKAAINQNNGQWIVQMGFTGGGAKKFQKITGTLAQQQSPQNQFAIALDGEVVSAPSVSQALSADAEISGSFTQQSAEDLANVLSYGALPLSFKEQSVTTVTAALGGEQLKAGLIAGAIGLALVVIYLVAYYRGLALIALLSLLVSGILTYTIMALLGPAIGFALNLPAVCGAIVAIGITADSFIVYFERIRDEIREGRTLRPAVERAWPRARRTILVSDFVSFLAAAVLFVVTVGKVQGFAFTLGLTTLLDVVVVFLFTKPVMTLMARKPFFASGHPWSGLDPKRLGAKPPLRRSRRVNAPTDPKEA, encoded by the coding sequence GTGGCAGCACCGAAGAAGGGCCGAGGGCCGGCCGGCGGTCAGGGCAGGCCGGGGCGTGCCCTGGCTCTGATCCTGATCGCCATGGTCGCGCTCACCGGCGGGATGTTCCTGGCCGATCAGCCGACGCCGCGACTCGGCATCGACCTGGCGGGTGGCACGTCCATCACGCTGGAGGCGAAGGCCGAGCCCGGCCAGGAGTCGTCGATCAACAAGACCAACATGGACACGGCGGTCCAGATCATGGAACGCCGCGTCAACGGTCTTGGCGTGTCTGAGGCCGAGGTCCAGACACAGGGCAAGAGCAACATCATCGTCAACATCCCCAAGGGCACGAACTCCGCCCAGGCCCGGGAGCAGGTCGGTACGACGGCCAAGCTCTACTTCCGGCCGGTGCTGACCGTCGCCCAGGGCACGCCCACCCCGGCACCCAGCGCCTCGTCCTCCGGCAAGGCCAGCCCGTCGGGATCGCCGAGCTCCTCCGCCTCCGACAAGGCGTCGAGCCCGTCCACGAAGCCGAACCCGAGCGCCACCACCCAGGGCCGCGCGGTCACCGGCGCCCTGAAGGCCGACTCCACGCCCACGCCGAACGCCAGCGGGACGCCCAAGGCGAGCGGCACCCCCACCGCGTCCCCCGAGGAGCAGGCGGCGGCCGCCAAGCTGCAGAAGCAGTTCGAGGCGCTCGACTGCTCCACCAAGGCCGGCCGCTCCAAGGCGGCCCAGGGCTCCAAGGCCACCGACACGGTGGTCGCCTGTGAGCAGGACGGCAGCGCCAAGTACGTGCTCGGCCCGGCCGAGGTCGACGGCACGGACGTGAAGACCGCGAAGGCGGCCATCAACCAGAACAACGGTCAGTGGATCGTTCAGATGGGGTTCACCGGCGGCGGCGCCAAGAAGTTCCAGAAGATCACGGGCACGCTCGCCCAGCAGCAGTCCCCGCAGAACCAGTTCGCCATCGCGCTCGACGGCGAAGTGGTCTCGGCGCCCTCCGTGAGCCAGGCGCTGAGCGCCGACGCCGAGATCTCCGGCAGCTTCACCCAGCAGTCCGCTGAGGACCTGGCCAACGTCCTGTCCTACGGTGCGCTGCCGCTCTCCTTCAAGGAGCAGAGCGTCACCACCGTCACCGCCGCACTCGGCGGGGAGCAGCTCAAGGCGGGCCTGATCGCCGGCGCCATCGGCCTGGCCCTGGTCGTCATCTACCTGGTGGCCTACTACCGCGGGCTGGCGCTCATCGCGCTCCTCAGCCTCCTGGTCTCCGGCATCCTGACGTACACGATCATGGCGCTGCTCGGCCCGGCCATCGGATTCGCGCTGAACCTGCCCGCTGTCTGCGGCGCCATCGTGGCGATCGGAATCACCGCGGACTCGTTCATCGTGTACTTCGAACGCATCCGTGACGAGATCCGCGAGGGCCGTACGCTCCGTCCCGCCGTCGAGCGGGCCTGGCCGCGCGCCCGGCGCACCATCCTGGTCTCCGACTTCGTGTCGTTCCTGGCCGCGGCGGTGCTGTTCGTCGTCACTGTCGGAAAGGTCCAGGGCTTCGCGTTCACGCTGGGTCTCACCACCCTGCTCGACGTGGTCGTGGTGTTCCTCTTCACCAAGCCGGTCATGACGCTGATGGCCCGCAAACCGTTCTTCGCGAGCGGTCACCCGTGGTCCGGACTGGACCCGAAGCGGCTCGGCGCCAAGCCGCCGCTGCGTCGTTCGCGCCGTGTCAACGCCCCCACCGACCCGAAGGAGGCGTGA